In the genome of Cervus elaphus chromosome 5, mCerEla1.1, whole genome shotgun sequence, the window GTCAGTGGGCGGCTGGACCTGCTTTGTCTCTGCGGTCGGTTGTCTCACGGCTCTAGGCCAGTCTCTGTCACACGGAGCTCCCCCTTCCCCACGACCGCccgggtgggtgggggtgggctctGGTGATTTATCACCCGCTGCCTGTCCTCCATCGGAAACGCCGGGGGTGGGCGCAGACGGTGCGCTGAGCTATGGGCCCCCAGGGCCCCGCCACCCACACCAATGTTGTTGCTCCGTCTGGGCGGCAGGCCCACCCCCAGCACGGCCAgggcctggcccccagcccttcCTGGGGCCTCGTACGCGGGGCCCTCGGAGCTTGGGCCCAGCGGGCGGCGGGTCTCTCCGCAGGCTGCAGGGGCCGCGGGGACAGCGCTCCACCGCCGGCCTGGTCGGGGTGCCCCTCTCCCTGGGCACCCAGCGGGCGGCGAGGCCAGCCTTTCACCGCCCCCTCCGCGGGCCCCCCGCAGACCCCGCCTGCGCTCCGGCGCACACAGCAGGGGCCGAGCCAAAGAGCGGCGGAGACGGCCGCGCTGCGGGCTCACTGGGCTGAGTCCCGGGCCACTGCTGCCCGGCGGAAGAAGCCCCTTTTCTTCCCGCGACCGCGACCGGCTGTCGATGCGGGGCGGTGGAGGGGGGCGCCCTcgtcccccgccccgcccgcacCGGAGCGCCCTGCGGACCCTGGGGCCGCCCCAGCTAGTGCACGCAGTCCTGCTCTGCGCCCCGCGCCCCTCCGCCCCCCGCGCCCCTCCGCCCCCCGCGCCGCTCCATTCCCTCCGCAACCCCGCAGCCCCCCGCTCCCCTCCAATCCCCCCGCACCCCTCCGCCCCACCCCAACCCCGCCGCGCCCCTCCGTCCCCGCGCCCCTCTAATGCCCCTGCACCCCTCCGTCCCCGCGCCCCTCTAATGCCCCGCGCCCCTCCGTCCCCGCGCCCCTCTAATGCCCCGCGCCGTCCTCTGCCCAGTGCGCCCCGCGCGGGCCATTCGGCAGGTCACGAGCGCCCTCTGCTGCCGGGCTGAGGCCGCGCTCCGGGGAGGACCGGCCGCGGCATCTGCATTTTTCAGGGACCAAAACAACGAGGTTCCGCGCGCTGGTCAGGGCTGTGTCCGCCTGGGCCGCCTCCTGGCCTTGCAGGGACTCGGCGCTCTAGGCACCCCCTCGGTCGTCCTTCAGTCGCCAGGATGTGGCTGGAGCGTCGGGCTGGCCTCGGGCTGGTGCGCCACGTGTCCCAGCAGGGCAGGCCCGGACTCAGGGCGTGGAGGCCTTGGATACTCTGGACAGAGTGGCAGCAGGAGGCTTGGGCCTGCCCCGAGAGGAGCCCGGCCTTGGCCTGAGGCTGGTGTTCCTGGGACTCATCACTGCCCGCCACCCTGCGAAGCTGGGGACCAGTGTGGTCAGAGGACTGGAGCTGCAGGTCAAGGGGCCGGGAACTGCCTGCCTGGGAGCTGCAGGCATGAGGGGCTGGCGGGGCTATTCCCATCTGGATGGAGTCTGAGCCCCAGGGGGGACCAGCCTGTCAGTGGGGAAGGGACcctggggcaggtggaggggcTACGCTCCCCCCTGCTCTGGGCTGGTCAGGGTTCCCAGCTGGGACCGCTCCCCTTCGCCACACCTTGGAGGCTGCGGCCCCAGGGTCTGTGTGTGGAGCGTCAGCTGAGGGTCAGGGCTGGCAGCACCCGGTGGTCAGTACCTTGGCTGGAGCCCCTAGAAATCACGGGGAACTGgcaggagggtgggatgaacccGGAGTAACTACAGGGTTCTGCTGCCCTGTCGTCCGAGGGGGAAGTTCTTCCTTGGATCTGACCACACCATGATGCCGGCCTTTTCCTCCATCAGGAGATCCAGCATTCTGCAGCTCCCGGCCTCCAGGACCCCCATACCCAGCCCCTCAGCAGGACAATGGCCAGGAAGCTGGACTCCTGCTCACCCCTGGTCACCCCCAGTTCCTGCTGGGACCTGTCCCACAGCCCAAGGAGGCCTCCCTGTCTTAGCTTGGAGTCACCTAGGACCCCCAAGCTCCTTTCTCTGGGCCCTGCATTTGCCCCCCAGAGGCCTCAGCAAGGAGAGGGGATCCCCGGGGCCTGTCTCAGCTCTGCTCCCAGGGCAGCCATGGAGAAACCTCTGGGGCCCAGCAGAGAGACCCTACTTGGAATCAGGTTTTCTGCTGTGGAAAGGGGTGACACCCTGTTCCTGCACTGCACTGGGTCTGAGTTTAGGGGGTGGTCTGTGTACCTTGCTGCAACGACTATTACCTCTGACCCCCACCAGGGCTCCAGGCCACTCCCTGGGGGCCAGGGGGCATTTCTTTGTGCAGAAGGGGCCGCTGTCCCAGATCTGGTGATAAGTCTGGATGAACAGCGGACAGTCAGCTGCAGCCCACAATGGGCCGGATGCCATGCACCTGCCCACAAAGGAGGGAGTGGCTCCTGCCTCACGTCCCACCGGCAGCCCTGAGATAGCATCGGCCCGGCCGGAGGGCCATCCGTCTTGTCCCACAAAGGCTGAGACAAAGACTGTGTCAGTGGCAGCCTCCCCGACCGGGTCAGCGGGGCCAGGGGCCTTCCTGGGCCAGGCAGCCAGGGCTCAGGCCCCAGGCTCCTCATCAGCGGCCTTCATTGTTCACAGGGCCAGACGGGTGGGGGCCACACCTAGAGCGGAAGTGAGGAAAGCATTGCCCTCTCTCTGAGGCCGCCAGGCCCAGCTTAGCAGCCTGAGCCACACTGGGGCACGTACTCAGGATTTTCcaggccctggtggctcagcctggATCCAGGGCTGGGACGGGGAAGACCAGGGCCTGAGAAGCAGTCAGGGGTACCTTCCTGCAGGAGGTGGCAGCCAGGTGGAGGACACAATTCAGAGACCCTGCAACCCCCTGTGCCTCCTCACCCCTGCAAGGAACTTCTGTGGACCCCAGCTTGCAAGGCTCACCCCCTCCTCACCTGCTCTCCAGACCTTCTCACTCAAATGCCCAGGAAGGTGCCGCTGGGGCCCCCGACCGCCCTCACCATCCCTGGTCCAACACACTCCTGATGTTTTGGGGCACCTCACACCCTGAACCATCCTTGGAGCCACTTGGCAGACCCACCCTGGCACCCAGAAACCTCCACTCTGAGCATGTGCTTTCAGCACAGGCACCGCTCATGGGGTTCCCACTGTCCCCACActgtcctcacccccaccccccaaggtgGGCACTGTCCTTCCAACCCGTCCATACCTCCCCACTTGAACTTTGGGGAGAGTCCGGGGGCGGGCAAGTTCGCTTGCTGACCCCCGTGCCCCCGCCAGGAGGTGATTTGGGGTGTATGAACTGCCATGTGGGAACCAACCCTGGGAGCTGTTTCTGGGTTTGGGAAGGGGATTCTGCGTCAAACGGTGCAGATCGGTCAGATGGGGAGCAGGGTTTATTGGCACTGCAGATAGCATGGAGGGCTCCACGGGCCTGGGCAGCACCTTCCTCCAGGCCCTCCTCGGTCCAGGTCCAGGGCGTAGGTGCGTGTGGCCAGCGGTGCGCGCAGCAGTCGGGCCCCTGAGGGGGAGGcaggtctgggagatggtgaagacagGGGTAGGGGGGCCGGCCGCACGGTTCAGCGTCAGTCGCTCGGCTCGGGGGTCGCGCGCTCGGCGGCCAGCGGGGCGCTCAGCGGCCTCCGGCCGGTGGCGCGAGCGCGCAGGCTCCGCAGGCGGCACAGCAGCAGCGCCAGCAGCAGCGCGTGCAGCAGCCCGAGGACGAGCAGCAGGAGCTGCGCCGCCAGCGCCCCGCGGCAGAGCGCGCCGGGCAGGCAGGTGGCGCGCAGCTCGTCCTCCGCCAGGTAGGGCAGCAGGCGGCCCCGCAGCGCGGGGGGCGCGGCGCAGCGCAGGTCGCGGTAGGGCTCGCGCTCGGGCCGGCCAGCCAGCCAGGCCCGCAGCGGCAGCAGGTGGCAGTCGCAGCGCCAGGGGTTGGCGCCCAGGTGTGCGCTGCGCAGCACCGGCAGCGCGTCCAGCAGCCCCGGCGGCAGCGCCGTCAGGTTGTTGCCGGTCAGCACCAGCTCGGTCGTGTCCGGCGGGAAGGCGGCCGGCAGCGAGGCCCATGTCAGCCCGCGGCGCCCGCAGTCCACGCGCGTCCCCGCGCAGCGACATGGGGCGGGACAACCTGCGGCCGGGCGGCCCGGCGGCGcgagcagcagaagcagcaggctCAGCGCCCCGCGCGGCCCTGGAAGGGAAGCACCGCGGTGAGCCCGGCCCGCGGGGTCCCGGGCGGGATCGCCACCGCCCGCGAGCCTTTCCACCCGCCTGCCGGCTGGAAGGGTCCTCCAGGTCTGCCCCGAACCGCTCTGACTGAAGCCCAGAGGACCGAGAGCCTCCCCGCCGGATGTCATCGGGGAGCGCGCGGCCCGGGCAGACCCCAGACTCACCGAAGCCCATGGCGAGAGGTCGGCGACTGGGCGAGCTCTGGAGCACCAGGCGGCGGTCGCAGGACCGGGCGATAAggccgccccgcccctgcccggCCCTGGCGCGCCCGCCGAACTGACCACAACGCGGCCACCCCGCCAGAAATAACCCCGAGGCCGAGCCGCCGGCACAGATAGAGCGCTATCCAGGCCGCCGGCCGACCGGGTTTCCGGCCCCTCGCTCCTGGGGCGCACAGACCACTCGGACACCCTCTTCGACGTTCACCAACATTGTTCCCCTGTCACCAGGACAGGGCTCAGCATTCACAACGGAACACACTGGAGAATGGGGCGCGGAGCCAGGGGTCATGCAGGTGGAGGGACAGGGACCAGGGACTCGGGAACCCAGGGCTACAGTGCTGCTGGGGAGAGCGGGCCTTCCGCCACCGATGGGCAAACGGTGGTGGGCCAGGGACAAGGATGGCCAGTTTGCCGACCACCCGCTGCT includes:
- the LOC122695673 gene encoding basic proline-rich protein-like yields the protein MLLLRLGGRPTPSTARAWPPALPGASYAGPSELGPSGRRVSPQAAGAAGTALHRRPGRGAPLPGHPAGGEASLSPPPPRAPRRPRLRSGAHSRGRAKERRRRPRCGLTGLSPGPLLPGGRSPFSSRDRDRLSMRGGGGGRPRPPPRPHRSALRTLGPPQLVHAVLLCAPRPSAPRAPPPPAPLHSLRNPAAPRSPPIPPHPSAPPQPRRAPPSPRPSNAPAPLRPRAPLMPRAPPSPRPSNAPRRPLPSAPRAGHSAGHERPLLPG
- the GP1BB gene encoding platelet glycoprotein Ib beta chain produces the protein MGFGPRGALSLLLLLLAPPGRPAAGCPAPCRCAGTRVDCGRRGLTWASLPAAFPPDTTELVLTGNNLTALPPGLLDALPVLRSAHLGANPWRCDCHLLPLRAWLAGRPEREPYRDLRCAAPPALRGRLLPYLAEDELRATCLPGALCRGALAAQLLLLVLGLLHALLLALLLCRLRSLRARATGRRPLSAPLAAERATPEPSD